The nucleotide sequence GCTTTTTCATCGACAGGAAGGAGCTTGTAAGTTAATTCGTCTGTCTCGTTGTCATGAATGATGTACATCTTAGCATTCTCTTCTTTGAAGTTACCGATTTGTAAAATCGTATAGCGTTCGTCGATCAATTCGATATCTTTGATTGCTTTTGAAAAAACTTTACGGACATGGTGCATTTTCTTTTGGCGGATTTCTGCCTTTTCTGCAGCTTTTGACAAAGTAAATCCGTCATCTAAATATTTTTTGATCAGTTCTACTTTTATGACTGTAGGTAAACGATATTTTCTAGGACAATTCGCATCAGCTTCGATCGAACGAATGAATCCCTTTTGTTCCCAATACCTTAATTGACGTGGAGACACACCTACGATATCACTTAATTCACTGATGCCAACAACCAATTGATCATTTTCCAACAAACGTTTAAGGGAAGCCCCAACCATTTTTGTCACTCCTTTTGTCCTCTTGCTTCCCTTAATTATATCCGTATTAACTTATGTGTCAAGTAGGTTGACAAATAGCGAATTTAGGACTAAAGTATTCTAGTAGTTTCAGAAAAAATTCAGAAAGAAGGAGAAATATGAGTAACAACCAACCCGTAGATATTTACGGAAAACCATATAATCGGACACTTTTAGTTGTTGTCTTATTAATTGGTACATTTTGTACCGTTTTGAATCAGACCTTATTGACGACAGCTTTTCCTACATTGATGAAAGCTTTCGATATTTCAGCGTCTGATGTGCAATGGTTAACGACTGGTTTCTTGCTAGTCAACGGGATCATGATCCCAATAACAGCATGGCTGATCAATAAATTCAGTTCAAGAAATTTATATCTTTCTGCCATGACGATCTTTTTGATCGGAACGATTACTTGCTTTACAGCACCTAATTTTAGTACATTACTAATCGGTCGCTTGATCCAAGCTTGCGGTGTGGGAGTATCGATGCCATTATTGCAAAATATCATGCTATCTATTTTCCCGCCAGAAAAAAGAGGATCAGCAATGGGGATGTCAGGGATCGTTATTGGACTTGCTCCTGCTTTAGGCCCTACATTATCTGGTTATATCATTGATAACTACCATTGGCGTGACTTGTTTGGTATGGTACTGCCAATCGTTGTTCTTGTCTTGGTTTTAGCATTCTTCCTAATGAAAAGTGTTATTCCATTGTCAAATCCTAGCATTGATATTTTATCCGCTATTTTATCAACGATTGGATTCGGTAGTTTACTTTACGGATTTTCTAGTGTAGGAGATGACGGCTGGGGAAGCTTGAAAGTAATTGGTTTCTTAGTTGTTGGTGTGATTTTCATCGCCTTGTTCTCATGGCGTCAATTACATTTGGAACATCCATTCTTGGAACTTCGTGTATTCAAATCATCTACATTCACGATTGCAGCTGTTTTAGCTGGTGTAACAAATATGGCGATGGTAGGGGCAGAAATGGTCGTACCATTGTATATTCAAAATATTCGTGGAGAATCAGCATTCCATTCTGGCTTGATGTTGTTGCCGGGTGCATTGATCATGGGGGCTATGATGCCTGTGACGGGTGCGATTTTCGATAAATACGGCGCGAAACGTTTAGCCATCACAGGGATGTTCATTTTGACAGCGGCAACTGCACCATTTGCTTTCTTGACAAAAACGACTCCAGTTTTATATATCGTGATCCTTTATGCGATCCGTATGTTTGGGATCTCCATGGTCATGATGCCGGTAACGACTTCTGGTATGAATGCATTGCCAAATAACTTGATCAGTCATGGGACAGCGGTAAATAATACATTCCGTCAAATCGCAAGCTCGATTGGTACAGCTATTTTGATCAGTGTGTTGACGAATGTGACAAAAGCAAATATCCCAAGCAAATCTGTATTGGATAATACGCCATTAGCTTATAAAGATCAGGCAATCAATGCCACACTGTCAGGTTACCATGCCGCGTTTATCGTAGCGATCATCTTTGGGATTCTTGGCTTTATTATTGCCTTTTTATTGAAGAAAAAAGAACCTGTTCTAATGAAAGCGGGGGATAATGCATGATTATTGGAGTTTTGATTGTCAGCTTGCTTGCTTTTGCTTTAACGAACGTGTTCGCTAAAAAAACATGGCAAACCTTTTTATCTTTGATTTTCGGACTAATCTTCGTCGCTTCACTAAGTTTGATCGTCGCTAATTTGTCCAATCACTTTGGAATGGAAAAAGTAACGGAAACAAAAACAGAAAAAATTGTTTCCAGTGCTGATTCCCAAGGAGCAGATATGCTTTTGTATAAAGCTTTAGGGAATGGAAAAGAAAAAGTGTATCTTTACCGAACAAATGAAAAACAAGAAAAACCAAAAGCAACTGGTACGGATAACGAAACAAATAAAGTAGAAAAGACAGACGGCGATGCTGAAAAAGTGACGAAAACTACTTATTGGGAATACAAAAACGACATGTATAAATTCTGGTTCAATATTGCTGATAACAATCACGAATATGACAGCCGAGTGAATACATTCAAAATCCCAGAGACATGGGTAGAATTAAGTACGGACCAAGCAGCCAAGTTAGCTGAATTAGTGAAGAAACAGCAAAGTACGATGGAAAGTGAAGCAAAAGCTTATGTTCAAGACGGTATGGTAAAAGCAATGACTGAAAATCCAAAAATGAGCAAAGCAGAGCAAGAACAACGTACGAAAGCCTTAGCTGCTGAATTCCAACAACAAGCATTCGCAAAATTAGTGAAAGAAGCAAAAGGCGAATAATATTTTGAACACCATGTAGGAGGTTGTGAAAAAGCTGCTCTGCATCAAGCAGTAAGAACAATCAGATAAAAATAGCACTCCATATTTTTCATCTGATTGGGCTTAGTGCCGTAGATGCAAGCTTTTGAACACCGTTTAAGGAAGAGGTTGTGAGCCTGCCGTTTAACTCTGAGTCACAAGGAGCAATTTCAAAAAACAGCTTCTCATGTTTGTTGACTATTGTGACTTGTGACCGAGGAGTTGGCAGGAGAACACCGTTTATTCGAAAAAAGGAACTGCGACAAGACTTTTGTCACAGTTCCTTCTTTTTTTTGCTATGCTATACTAGATGTAAAAAATAGGAGAAATAAAATGAGGGAAATTTATTCTTTTGAATCAAAAATCTATGCTTCCGAAGTCGACAAGGGCGGGGCATATATTATTTTTCCGTATGATATAAGAAAAGAATTCGGTGCTGGAAGAGTTAAAGTCCAAGCAACTTTTGACAATGTGCCGTATGAAGGCAGTATCGTGAATATGGGCGTGAAAAATCCAGATGGTTCAGTCTGCTACATCCTTGGACTACGAAAAGATATTCGTAAAAACATCGGAAAAGAAATCGGTGATATTGTAGCAGTTACAGTGAAGCAAAAATAAAAGAGGTTGTGACAAAAGACGTGTCACAACCTCTTGATAAACGGTGTTCAAAAGCCAGTTTCTCGGTAGTAAGTCAAATTTATGCAAAAATGTGGAAACCCATGTTTACAAAATTTTTCTTACTACTCGAAACGAAGCGGCTTTATCACAACCTCTTGATAAACGGCGTTCAATCAGCTGTCCCTCGGTATTAGCTCAAAAACGGCAAAATATGAGAAGCTATTTTTCCATTTTTTTCTCTCATACTCAGGTCATAACGCTGATTTCACAACCTCTTCTTTCATAATGGTTTTTCACCATCTTTATAATAAACTGGTTCTTTGATATGGAAATCTATTTTTTCCAACCAATCTAAAATCTTGTAACCTAACTCTTCTGACATCGGAAAAGAGGCGTTGATTTGTGCATTGGAGATATGGTCAACATGGATACCGGAAGTGATCGTACAACTTCCCGGAACGGCAGTTTTGATGATCACAGCTATTTTTTCGGCTAAGACATCGTCTTTATGGAACCGACCATCGTGGCTAGGGAAACGTACAGTTTGCATCTCTGTATCACGAGAAAATGTAGTGACTGTTCCGATATGTGGTGTATCTCCGCCTGTTAAAGTGATCAATAAGTCTTTACCGATTACTTTAACAGCAGCTTGGATCGTGAAACCTAGTTTGGTTACTTCAACTATCGTTTCTTTTTCCATATTAATCACCCTGCCAACGTTTTGAATGCTCATTTACAATTCCAAATTGATCCAAAAGTTTCATTGTATGGTGATTAACAAGATCTTGGATCGTTTGAGGCTGATTATAAAAAGCAGGAATTGGTGGTATGATTTGCACACCTAGTCGTGCTAATTTAGTCAAGTTTTCCAAGTGAATGGCATTTAATGGCGTTTCACGAGGAACAATGACTAACTTTCGTTGCTCCTTCATTGTTACATCAGCAGCACGTGCAATCAGGTTGTCGCCTAAACCAACAGAGATACCTGCGACTGTTTTCATACTTGCCGGTACGATGATCATTCCATCGGTCAAAAATGATCCGCTGGCGACAGCAGCACCTAAATCTTTGTTTGAATAATGGTAATCAAACAGGCTTTCGAATTCAGTTAGTGATAAGTCGGATTCCAGCTTTAAGTTCTGTTTTGCCCATGGACTGATGATTCCGTGTGTTTCTATCATCGGATATTCTTTTAGTTTCTTCACTAGGTTGATGGCATAAATGGTGCCTGAAGCGCCACTTACACCAATCACGATTTTTTTCTTCCGTTGTGCCAATTGTTCCATTTTCCGCACTCCTTTTTATGATGTCAAAACAGTTGCAGATCATTCATTATTTCAAATATTTTTCCCAATCTTCTACTTCTTGGAATTTTGCACGTACAAAATGTTCTTTCATATCGAAAGGAACTGTACCGTCAAAGATAGTTTTTGCACTCATCCCACGGAAACGAATAGAGCCAGGATTATATTCTGGTAATTCTGATGGGTCCAATGGATGGTTCCTCATTCCTGGGATCACGATGATATCTTTATCTCCTTGGAAACGAGTGTTGAAAGTCCAAACTACATCGTTCATGTCGAAAATATCAACATCTTCATCGACTAAAATGACTGTCTTCAATTCTTTGAAGGCTGATAAAGCAAGAATAGCTGCTTGACGCTGAATACCTTCATCCGCTTCGTTTTCTTTACGGATTTGCATGATGGTCATCAATTTACCACCACCTGCAGAAGGATTGTAGACATTTACTACTTTTCCTGGAATAGCTTTATCGACCAAGGCAAGAATACTTGCTTCTGTAGGAATACCGGCCATAGATACGTGTTCTTCACTGGGACCAATCGTTGTTTGCATGATTGGATTGTCTTTTCGGTGAGTAACTGCTTTGACTTTCACTACTTGTACAGCTGGATTAGCATCCCCAGTATAGCCAGGAAATTCTGGCATTGCTTTTCCTGAGTTCGTGTTGATATCTTCTTGCATTGTTTCATTTGGCATGATTTCTGCTTCAATGATGAATTCAGCACGAGCAATACCCACTTCATCGACTGCTATACCATCAACGATTTGAATAGGTTCGTTACGCAAAGCTCCTGCACACCATAGTTCATTGTAGCCAAGTGGAGTGGTAGGTGGTTCGAAAGTCGTGCCAATGGCAATTGCTGGATCTAAACCAATATTGATAGTGATAGGCATTGGTTTATTCAAGGCTTCGAATTGTTTTTGGAAGTGACCAATGTGGCGTCCGCCAGGCATGATGTACATACCGATCGTATCTTTATCTTCTAGAACCATACGATGGATCGTTACATCGCTCATTGTTTTTTCTGGATCTGATCCTAAGACTACACCCATTGTGATGTATGGACCAGCATCTTCAGGAGTATTTGTAGGTGCAGGCAAAATGTTGCGAATATCGAAGTCTGCATCGGTAGCTAGATGAACGACTTCTTGTGCTGGAGCGTCTGCTTTGTCTACTTTCACAGGTTTGATTGGATTTTCTACAGCGTCTTTCAAGAAACGACCAAGTGTTCGATAATCATGGTGCAAAATTTCACCTACACGTTTACGACTAGCCATTGTTCCGATGTTCACACGTGTGCCGGGGAAACCTTTGATATTGTTGAAAGTCATAGCTGGTCCTTCTTGAGTCGGACGTTTTACTGTACCGCCAGCACCGATATAACGGTAAACACCAGATAATTCTGCTTCAGGATCGATTTCAATATCTGTTTCGTGATATTGACCTGGAAGTGTTTTTAGTTCTTCGATGACTTTTCTTAAATCATACGGTTGATCTGTCATGAGAGATTCCTCCTTAGTTGTCTTTACCTATCTATAGTAAAAGGTGAAAAAGAGGAAAACAATTCAACTTGTTCGG is from Enterococcus faecium and encodes:
- a CDS encoding UbiX family flavin prenyltransferase, which translates into the protein MEQLAQRKKKIVIGVSGASGTIYAINLVKKLKEYPMIETHGIISPWAKQNLKLESDLSLTEFESLFDYHYSNKDLGAAVASGSFLTDGMIIVPASMKTVAGISVGLGDNLIARAADVTMKEQRKLVIVPRETPLNAIHLENLTKLARLGVQIIPPIPAFYNQPQTIQDLVNHHTMKLLDQFGIVNEHSKRWQGD
- a CDS encoding MDR family MFS transporter; the protein is MSNNQPVDIYGKPYNRTLLVVVLLIGTFCTVLNQTLLTTAFPTLMKAFDISASDVQWLTTGFLLVNGIMIPITAWLINKFSSRNLYLSAMTIFLIGTITCFTAPNFSTLLIGRLIQACGVGVSMPLLQNIMLSIFPPEKRGSAMGMSGIVIGLAPALGPTLSGYIIDNYHWRDLFGMVLPIVVLVLVLAFFLMKSVIPLSNPSIDILSAILSTIGFGSLLYGFSSVGDDGWGSLKVIGFLVVGVIFIALFSWRQLHLEHPFLELRVFKSSTFTIAAVLAGVTNMAMVGAEMVVPLYIQNIRGESAFHSGLMLLPGALIMGAMMPVTGAIFDKYGAKRLAITGMFILTAATAPFAFLTKTTPVLYIVILYAIRMFGISMVMMPVTTSGMNALPNNLISHGTAVNNTFRQIASSIGTAILISVLTNVTKANIPSKSVLDNTPLAYKDQAINATLSGYHAAFIVAIIFGILGFIIAFLLKKKEPVLMKAGDNA
- a CDS encoding DUF4811 domain-containing protein, with product MIIGVLIVSLLAFALTNVFAKKTWQTFLSLIFGLIFVASLSLIVANLSNHFGMEKVTETKTEKIVSSADSQGADMLLYKALGNGKEKVYLYRTNEKQEKPKATGTDNETNKVEKTDGDAEKVTKTTYWEYKNDMYKFWFNIADNNHEYDSRVNTFKIPETWVELSTDQAAKLAELVKKQQSTMESEAKAYVQDGMVKAMTENPKMSKAEQEQRTKALAAEFQQQAFAKLVKEAKGE
- a CDS encoding MerR family transcriptional regulator, which gives rise to MVGASLKRLLENDQLVVGISELSDIVGVSPRQLRYWEQKGFIRSIEADANCPRKYRLPTVIKVELIKKYLDDGFTLSKAAEKAEIRQKKMHHVRKVFSKAIKDIELIDERYTILQIGNFKEENAKMYIIHDNETDELTYKLLPVDEKADYEQLLKEL
- a CDS encoding UbiD family decarboxylase — protein: MTDQPYDLRKVIEELKTLPGQYHETDIEIDPEAELSGVYRYIGAGGTVKRPTQEGPAMTFNNIKGFPGTRVNIGTMASRKRVGEILHHDYRTLGRFLKDAVENPIKPVKVDKADAPAQEVVHLATDADFDIRNILPAPTNTPEDAGPYITMGVVLGSDPEKTMSDVTIHRMVLEDKDTIGMYIMPGGRHIGHFQKQFEALNKPMPITINIGLDPAIAIGTTFEPPTTPLGYNELWCAGALRNEPIQIVDGIAVDEVGIARAEFIIEAEIMPNETMQEDINTNSGKAMPEFPGYTGDANPAVQVVKVKAVTHRKDNPIMQTTIGPSEEHVSMAGIPTEASILALVDKAIPGKVVNVYNPSAGGGKLMTIMQIRKENEADEGIQRQAAILALSAFKELKTVILVDEDVDIFDMNDVVWTFNTRFQGDKDIIVIPGMRNHPLDPSELPEYNPGSIRFRGMSAKTIFDGTVPFDMKEHFVRAKFQEVEDWEKYLK
- a CDS encoding DUF1905 domain-containing protein translates to MREIYSFESKIYASEVDKGGAYIIFPYDIRKEFGAGRVKVQATFDNVPYEGSIVNMGVKNPDGSVCYILGLRKDIRKNIGKEIGDIVAVTVKQK